From Glycine soja cultivar W05 chromosome 4, ASM419377v2, whole genome shotgun sequence, the proteins below share one genomic window:
- the LOC114408285 gene encoding uncharacterized protein LOC114408285, with amino-acid sequence MVGVFRRSLSFPNKNPNRPSQQKPHISHHIRSISLPCRSHPLISEIKDEINDLTSWASTSKSNPQTHTTISHGLTLLKDTHETLQHILQLPQTLETLRSHPLWVEKLLEDFLRFVDAFGMFQTSIMSLKEEHSSAQMAIRKRDESRVVAYVKAKKKISKEMEKLVSVLRCVHVTQHQQHSTLQVPSSVVDAQLRHVIADVMSVTVSVSVALFNGIGVSFASRRLSWTQMVRLSRNGGRENNNKEHEGIEELRNGVGMERLQNLKKKGDEEVRLVLKKMRDLEECVCGIETVTEKVFRALINSRVALLNILTLTQ; translated from the coding sequence ATGGTAGGCGTTTTCCGGCGCTCCCTTTCTTTCCCAAACAAAAATCCCAACCGTCCATCACAACAGAAACCGCACATATCACACCACATCAGGTCCATCAGTCTTCCGTGCAGATCTCACCCTCTGATCTCAGAGATCAAAGACGAGATCAACGACCTCACCAGCTGGGCCTCCACCTCAAAGTCCAATCCACAAACACACACAACCATTTCCCACGGTTTAACCCTTCTCAAAGACACACACGAAACCCTTCAACACATCCTCCAACTCCCTCAGACTCTAGAAACCCTCCGAAGCCACCCTCTCTGGGTCGAGAAGCTTCTAGAAGACTTCCTCCGCTTCGTCGACGCCTTCGGAATGTTCCAAACTTCCATCATGTCTCTCAAGGAAGAACACTCTTCCGCTCAGATGGCCATACGAAAACGCGACGAGTCCAGGGTTGTCGCCTACGTAAAGGCTAAGAAGAAAATTTCCAAGGAAATGGAAAAGCTCGTGTCTGTCCTCCGATGTGTTCACGTCACACAACATCAGCAACATTCCACGCTGCAGGTTCCATCTTCCGTTGTGGACGCTCAACTGAGACACGTCATCGCGGATGTTATGAGCGTGACTGTGTCCGTTTCCGTTGCGCTGTTCAACGGGATTGGAGTGTCGTTTGCGTCACGAAGGTTGTCGTGGACGCAGATGGTGAGGTTGTCGAGAAACGGTGGGAGGGAGAATAATAATAAGGAGCATGAAGGCATTGAAGAGCTTCGAAATGGGGTGGGAATGGAAAGGCTTCAGAATCTGAAGAAGAAGGGTGATGAAGAGGTGAGGTTGGTTCTGAAGAAGATGCGGGATTTGGAGGAATGTGTATGTGGCATCGAAACTGTTACCGAGAAAGTTTTCAGAGCTTTGATAAACTCTCGGGTGGCGCTGCTTAACATTCTTACCCTTACACAGTAG